catattgTAAGGAATTCTGGAAGATGAACAGCCTTTTCGTGTGTTAACAGTCTTTCTGGTGCATTGACAGGGTTCACAGGTGCTCAGCTGACCTTGAGCACAGCCAGGTCACACAAAGGCGGCTGCGGCAGTCAAACAAAGCCCTTCAGAATTCCATCAACAAATATGAGGAGACTGAGAGGCAATTCCAGCTCGAGCGATCTTCCCTGCAGACGAAACTGAAACTGCAACAAGATGAGGTCAAACTCTCTGCTCTTTCTTTACAATTACAGCAATTCGGTCATAAACCTGGTCATGATGGCAGGAATCTTAAATATCGAGAGCGGGCAATCCGGCATGTTAACTTGTGGCATTACTGAGAATTTATTGAGTTATGCTGACAACATGCCTGTGTTCTAGATGTGGGCTGATCGCTTAATATTGCATCATTTATATGAGGaagaaatctttaaaaaaaattaaggtCAAAAAAAGGAGTTGAGCATTTTATTGTACCATTTGTTGCATTGGGAGTCGTCACCCCCTTCCTCTCTGTATTTTTATAGAGGCAGCAGTCTCTTAGTGTTGTTCATTTTGTTAGAACTTTACAGGTGAGAAAACTTAACTTACTGCTCCAGTCAACAGACAATCAGCACAGACATGAGAGCAAGAAGAGGGAGAAAGAGTTGAACTCACTCAAGGAAAGAACCCAGCAGTTACTTGTAGATAAGAGCAAGTCTGGTGCTAGCATTGAGATCTCAAGGTGTTTATCAAGACAAGATGGTCGAAGAAGGCAATGGAGGAGTGAGGCGTCAAATAGTAGGTATGTCAAATCTGGTTTACTTTTATGGCCGGACGTGGCCTTTATTTCATTCTCGCTGTATATCCAGTACCCCATTGTATATTTGCTAGCGTAGTTTGTTAGTTACACATATGTAGAGAGAGCGGAGGGGGGGGGTGTGTGCCTCTCATACACTCACTCGTAGGACTTGCAGTACTGTAGGCAATTGGAGTCTGTAAACACATGCACAACAATAACCTTTTAGTTTTGGTATCCTATAGCTATGTAGCAGACTTTGTTATTCTGTAGCTATGTAGCAGGCTTTGTTATCCTATAGCTATATAGAAGACTTTTTTATCATATAGCTATGTAGCAGACTTCTTTGTTATCCTGTAGCTATGTAGCATACCTTGTTATCATATAGCTATGTAGCAGACTTTGTTATCTTATCGCTATGTAGCAAACTTTGTTATCCTGTAGCTATGTAGCAGACTTTGTTATCCTATAGCTATGTAGCATACTTTGTTATCCTGTAGCCATGCAGCAGACTTTGTTATCCTGTAGTTATGTCCTATCCATCAAATACAACTAACATGGTTCACACAGAAATGAAGAAGACTTATACCAGGTAGTTATGTCCAACTTTGAGAAAAGATGTGCGGCTTTGCAATCAGAAAACTCTAGTCTCAGAGACCTGTTGTCAGATGTGCTGCAGGAATTGGAGGAGCTGTCTTCTCTTGGCCATCCATTCCTGCACAAGTCGGTAAAAAAAGGTATGTATCTGTGCTATAGGCTTGCCCATATTCATGCAGCTGGCTGGCTAATCTTTCATCGGGAATCAAACTGTCAGCAACTAGTCGAAATAGTAACAATATGATTGGATAGGCTATTCTCTAAGGAATTAGCTTTTAACTGTCATCAGATAGACCATCTGTTAATCTTACAGCCTGGCATGAGAGGGCAACtccttacagtaagcttatggTAGTGATTGCTGTTGTTTCTGTCTGCCCTCTAAGCAGTGTTGTTCTATTTAAGC
The genomic region above belongs to Watersipora subatra chromosome 1, tzWatSuba1.1, whole genome shotgun sequence and contains:
- the LOC137391892 gene encoding afadin- and alpha-actinin-binding protein B-like; protein product: MNAEVVQSIMISSPRQPTTLQEIQYNPPRLRTFNENNEEFCSKSNVEESLRYLDKELQMLGLQTLYNSHGSFDLIQLVNVAHRLLRKYQHSGRYKEELETRVHRCSADLEHSQVTQRRLRQSNKALQNSINKYEETERQFQLERSSLQTKLKLQQDEVRKLNLLLQSTDNQHRHESKKREKELNSLKERTQQLLVDKSKSGASIEISRCLSRQDGRRRQWRSEASNSRNEEDLYQVVMSNFEKRCAALQSENSSLRDLLSDVLQELEELSSLGHPFLHKSVKKAWHERATPYKHCQMPVDMIYKRLSESIRQACSHLRANLSSASAAEPDLNSTFIVDAKDGNATCECCVFLLVERYGDVLTVFSPSGEHGIGVVS